The Acidobacteriota bacterium DNA segment CCGAAGGAGTAAATGATGAAAGGCATCGTGTTCACTGAATTCATTGAAATGGTCGAAAGTCAATATTCGCCGTTGATCGCCGATAAAATTATCACTGCAAGCGAATTGAAATCCGGCGGCGCTTACACGGCGGTTGGGACTTATGACTACCAGGAAATGCTGCAACTGGTAAATGAATTAAGTAAAGCAAGCGGAGTCGCGGTTGCCGATTTACTGCGACGATTCGGTGAACGCCTTTTTCATACTTTCGTCCGCAATTATTCACAATATCTGAACGGCGCGCATTCAACATTTGAATTTCTCCGTCAGGTTGACCATCACATCCACGCGGAGGTTCGCAAAGTTTATCCCGATGTCGAACTTCCCCAATTGGAATGTGAATTAAAAGATAACCGGTTGGAGATAGTTTATAAATCGATTCGTGCGATGGCGGATTTAGCCGAAGGGTTAATCAATGCCTGCATTCAATATTTCCACGAAGATATTCAAGTAATTAAAAAGGATTTATCCGGCGGCATCGGCGTCAAGGTTAAATTCATTTTAATCAAACGCAGGTAACTTATGACCATTAACGAGGAATTAGAGTTACTGAAAAGACGCCTGGAACGAGAGCGACTGGCGAGAAAAGAGGCCGAATCGGTTCTCGAAAATAAGTCATTTCAACTGTATAAGGCTAATCATGAGCTTAAACAATGGGCTGAAAACCTCGAAGAGTTGGTTTTAAAACGAACCAATGAACTGGCTGAAGCCCGCGACCATGCCATTGAAGCCAACCGCATCAAAGGGCGATTTCTCGCCAATATGAGTCATGAAATTCGCACCCCGATGAATGCCGTAATCGGCATGACCAGTCTGTTATTTGATACCGATTTAACTTCCGAGCAAAAAGATTATGTCGAAACCATTCGCAATAGCAGTGAAAACCTTTTAAATATCATCAACACCATACTGGATTTCTCAAAAGTGGAATCCGGCAATCTGGAATTGGAAAAACAGCCCTTCGATCTCTACACCTGCGTTGAGGAAGCGATTGATATTTTCCGTGCCCAGGCGAGCGAGAAAGACCTGGAATTGCACTATCTGATTGATAAAAATGTCCCCCAAACCATCATTGGCGATATTACCCGGGTTCGCCAAATTCTCGTCAATTTAATTGGCAATGCATTGAAATTTACCGATGAAGGCGAAGTTCTGGTTCACCTGAAAGCCCATCACAAGTCACGCCCGCAATTTCAGAATTTCGATCCATTAAATGAACAATCCAAAGTTTATGAATTGATTTTTACGGTCAAAGATTCAGGAATTGGTATTCCGAAAGACCGGATGCATCGTCTCTTTCAATCTTTCTCACAGGTCGATTCTTCGACAACCCGCAATTACGGCGGAACCGGATTGGGACTGGCAATCAGCAAACAACTGAGTGAAATGATGAGCGGTAATATCTGGGTTGAAAGTACACCCGGAAAGGGTTCGATATTTTATTTTTCACTTCTTGTCGAAGCGAGCGAAATCCTGATGAACCAACCGGCGGCTGAAACCCTGACGGAATTAGTTGGTAAAAAAATATTGATTATCGATGACAATCTCACCAATTTAAAAATCCTTTCTCAGCAAACCAACTCTTGGGGAATGAAACCGGTTGCGGTTGAATCGCCGGAACAGGCAATGCACGCGATTCAAAGTGGCATTGATTTTGATGTCGTTATACTTGATATGTCGATGCCGCAAATGAATGGGCTGGATTTAGCCATGCAAATTCGCACTCTAAAACCAAAAGAAAAATTGCCTTTAATCATGCTCTCATCCATCGGTCGGCGGACGACCAAAGATTTACATCCGGGGCATCTGGAATTGGCTGCCACTTTGTCAAAACCGGTCAAACCTTCGATTCTTTATCAAGAAATTTGTGAAGCGATTGGCAGAAAAATCGCCAATCAACCCAAGCCGCTCCCGCAACCGGAAACTCAAATGGTAAATCAATTTCCTTTGAGAATTCTGCTGGCAGAGGATAATCAGATCAATCAAAAAGTGGTTACCCAAATGCTCGGTAAATTAGGTTACCGACCTGACATCGTGAGCAACGGGTTGGAAGCTGTCGATGCCGTATTGCGGCAAAAATATGATTTGGTGTTAATGGATGTTCAAATGCCGGAAATGGATGGGCTGGAGGCATCCAAACAAATTATCAAATTCGTACCGGTTGCCAACCGTCCAAAGGTGGTTGCCGTAACCGCCAATGCCATGCGTGGGGATAAGGAGAAATGTCTGGCTGCCGGAATGGATTATTACATCAGTAAACCGATAACGATGGATGCGCTGGTCTCGACAATTAAGGAAATCGGAACGGTTATTCAAAATAGCCAACAGTTAAACGCGCTCAATCCACCATCCCGATATGAAGCAAATGAATCCGCACCCGAAATCGAAGATAGCTCCGTCAATCATTTTGAAGTCATCGAAATATCGACTATTGAAAATAGCATTCGCTGCCCGATTGATCAGGAAAGCTTAAAAGAGTTGTGGAATCTTGGTGGAGAGGAAAGCCAGGAATTATTTGAAGAGATTATCCAGCTTTTCCTTGAAGATACGCCCCAACGAATCACCAGTGGACGAGACGCTCTGGCAGCAGGGGATTTAATTTCGCTCTCAAAAATTGCTCATAGTTTAAAAGGTAGCAGCGCCTATATCGGAGCGAAAGTCATGTCAAAACACTGTCAACTGCTTGAAGACGATTGCAAAAATAATAATTTAAAAACTGCCGAAGCGCGTTTCAAAAAGGTGGTCATTGAATTCCAATCGGTCTCCCATTATTTAAATAACCATAGCCAAAAATTAATTTCGGTTTAAGTCAATAAATATTTAAAAGCGGAAGTGGATGGCAGAAAACCTCTCAACCTTTCGGTTGAGGATACTCGATAATGCCAATCTCATTTTCCGCTTTTTAATTCACTACCATTTATTGGGAAATAAAGCTCAGTTCTTCACCTTTCCTTCTCCGCTTACGGTGCCTTTTCCAGCAGCCTTACCTTTGCCTGAAACCGTCCCTTTGCCAATGGCGACGCCCTTGCCCGATACAGTTCCGGTTCCGCGTTTGGCGTGAACCCCGGATTTATTTTTGTAAACCACCACACCGGTTCCCGATGCCGTTCCGGTTCCTGCGGTGACGCCGGTGCCGGTCGCCGTTCCCTTACCCTTCGCTTTGCCCTTACCGGTTTTTGTACCTTCGGCAAAACCCATCAAACTCATTGATAAAATTGTAATCACCACAAACATGAATATTTTTTTCATTCTGATTGTCTCCATCTCCAAAAAATAGTTTGACTTCAAATTGTACGGATACTAAGACCGTTGATTAATAAAAAAGTCTGATTTTTATTGCAAGGGTTTTTTAAATTATTTCTGCCCCGCAGGCTTTTCTTTTACTTTTTGATAAACATAAAACACCCGCCCGTTAAAATCATCCGAAAATAAAAAGGCGTTATCGCTCAGGCGAAAGACATCAGCCGGTCTTCCCAGAACCTTTGTGCCCTGTAAGAAGCCGGTAAGGAAATCCTGCGGCGGCGAACCTTTTCGCACCCGCGCCAAACGATAGCCGCGATTTAACAGACGTTTGGATGAGCCGTGAAGCGCCACCAGGAATGAATCTTTCAATCGACCATCGGTGCTTTTGGATGACGGAAAATATTCGAGTCCGAGCGGCGAACTATGCGCCGGAAAGCCAACAAAGGCTAACGGCACCTCGCGGCAATCAACCCGCTTTGCGGATTTCGCAAACACCGGGTCTGAAATGCGAGTTCCCTTATACTCATAACAATAGGGCCAGCCATAATTTTTATTCGGTTCAATGAGATAAAAATTATCTTCGGGGCGATCATCACCAAGTTTATCCTGTCCCATATTGGTTGCAAAAAGCTGCCCTTTACTAAATTTCAAGCCCACGGCATTTCTGAGTCCGCGAACGATAATATGTTGATTCTTCCCGTCGGCATCCATCTCAAGAATCGACGCGCGAATCTCTTCGCTCTCTTCGCAGGCATTGCAACTGCTGCCGACCGCAACAAACAATTTACCTTTATCATCAAAGGCAAGCGTGCGCGTCAGATGCCAGCCACCATATTTATAATTCAATCCATAATCGGGAAAAGTTGCCAGCACCTGCGATTCACTCGATGGCGCATCGGCTCCCTCGATATAGCGATAGCGAATCAATTTGTCGGTCAGTGCAATATAAAACCAGGATTTGCCGGAGGTATCGGTATAAAAGGCAATGCTGTTGGGATTGCGTAAATTTTCAAGGTAGGGAGTCAGTCTGCTGAATCGCCCGGTCTTTTCGTCGAATCCTTCGAGAATATAAACCGCGCCTTTGGAATTGTCGGCGCGTGTCCACATGGTGGTTAAAAAGATGCGATTATCAGGGCTTTTGGCAAAAAATCGCGGACGTTTCAACCCATCGGCAGCCATCGTAATTTCAAAACCTTGAGGGACATTGAGCGATAAAAATTTCCCGCCACCCAAAGCAATTTTGCGCGGCGCGAGTTTCAATGGCTTGGAATCGATGGTCTCCTCAGCCTCGGTTTTGTCCGCTTGTGTGTCACTGCTTTGATTATTATTTGATTGACGATTCGCTGCCTGAGTTGACACCGGCGATTTGTTGGTCGCACAGGCTTCAATAGCGAAGAACAAATAGACGCATACCAGAATCATTAGAGGTCTCATTTTTACCTTTTGCCTTTTCACTTTTGCCTTTTGATTTTCTTATTCTCTGCCCCAGGATGCGGCGGCTTCTTCTTCTGCCTTGCGACGCATCTCTTCACGAATTTGTCGCGCGCGTTCTTCGGCTTCACGCGCCGCTTTGATTACCCGCGCGCGTTCGACGCTATCAAGCGTTGTCAGCCGGTCTTGCGCCTGCGCTTCACTTTCGCCCAGTGGTCGCAACCCGAATTGTTTAAGCGAAAGTCTCGCGAGTTCTTCGCGCCTGTCGGCATCGGAAATAAATTGAGTGGGGTCAACCAGATTTGCCAGTTCACCTAATCCATTCAATAAAAATTCCAGCGCCTTATCGGCAAACCCTTCTCTTGAGCGAAACCAGGCATCATAGAATAGCCAACTGGCGATTAACGCGAGGCGAAGGCGATTGCGCTCTTCTTTCGATTTGGGGTTTGAAATTTTTAAGCTGTCGAGTTGCTGTTTGGTTAAAGGCTTGCCGCCGAGTTCACGAATTAAATCAAAAACAATGGCGCTGACCTCTACTTGCCCTTTGCCATTCGCGGTTTTCGGCTCACCCAGAAAATCCGCCGGACACTCAGACAAGCGGCGCGTTAAGGCTTCCAGTTGTGGTCCTTCGTTTTTCATACTTTAAGAAGTCTGGAGTCTGGTGTCTGGAGTCCTACTAACAGAATGATGAAACTTTCAGGATGATATAGATGAATCAAGCTTATTTACCGGGTTCACCATTTTACCTTCGTCAGGCTTATTCCAGCTTTATTATTATGACTCTGGACACCCGACTCCAGACTCGCGACTATCAGGTTCCATATTTCGCTCGACTGAATGCACGGGCGAATTCTACCAATTGTGTCCAATTCTGCACACGGTGGATGTCCCACCCCTGTTGATGTGCCTGCACCAGTTTTGGCGTTTGTTGCCAATCATTCCAGAGGTTCAACACAAAAGTTCCGCCACCGCGTCCATTTTCCAAAGCCATCTTCGATACCTCCCAACCGCTGTTGCCTTTTTCATCGGTATCAAACATGGTGTCAACACCATCATCCGAAATCACCAGAATATGAACCGGGCGGTCTTTGGGTTTTCGGTTTTGAAATGTCTCACGCAATAGGTGAATCGGAAATGCCGTCGCCCCGCCGATGTAACCGGTCAGAATTTTTAATATTTCGGTTTCATCGCGAATAAAGTCTTTAGTGGTTTGAAAATCATTTTTCCCGCTCCACAAGGTCGCCTTCACACGCGAACCAACCCGCAAAGCCGATAAAGAAATAATCGCTCCAGCCAAAGTCAGGTATGACGTCGAGTATTGCGGATTGGGCATCGAACCCGAACAATCGACATATAAATCCAAATCAATCGGGTCACGCTCCGGCATCGAACCGCTCGTCGTGCCATACAATCGTTGAACCGTGGTTACGCCGGGAATAACTTTATGGCTGATCATCGCGCTTTCCACCCAATCGACATCATCTATAGAATTGCCAATATCCCAAATATCCAGCCCTTCGATTAACGGTTCTTTCGATTCCGGCAATTCTCTGGTTGGAAATTTAATCAAGTAAGGAATAGAACGCTCGCGGTAATATTTAATGGCAATTTCCTGCTCGCTCAACTTAATCCCTAATCCCTTTAATATCTCGCCATATTCAAAAGGTTCCCGACACTGTCCCGTTGAACCGGTATTTTGAGCGTTCGGCGCGATGGTGTTTCCCGAACCTTTGGTATCTTTATTACTTTCACTGCTGATACCTGAAAGCTCATCATCGTACATCGGATGAATTGCGCCTTCGATTTCATCGGCGTCGATTTCTACCAGTCCATCAGGCGCTTGGCTGGAACCGGTATTCCGAATGTCGCTCCACCCTCTGAATATTTTCTGGGTTTCCTGCGCATCACTTTTCAGGAGATAATTCAGGCACAAAGCGGCAAATCGCCCTGCGCCTTTCAACCAATCCTTGGCATAGGCGCGAATCACTCGCGCGCCGAGTTGCGCATCAAGGTCGAGTTCAGGCGTAATCTCACCCGTGGCGATTGTTGCTTTCGGCAATCCCCAGAGGTTTTCATAAATTCGCATGTATAACGTCCACAACTCATCTTTTGAATCGGTCTTTAAGGCTTTATAAACCTCGTGCATTTTCAGACCGGCGCTTCTTTGCAATCGGTCATTGATTAACAAATCCGCATAAAGATTGGCGACAAATGGCGCGTGATGTTCTTTGGATGGCAAAGCGCGGCGCATTCGCGCAAGCATACGCCCCTGATCGGATA contains these protein-coding regions:
- a CDS encoding PQQ-dependent sugar dehydrogenase, which gives rise to MILVCVYLFFAIEACATNKSPVSTQAANRQSNNNQSSDTQADKTEAEETIDSKPLKLAPRKIALGGGKFLSLNVPQGFEITMAADGLKRPRFFAKSPDNRIFLTTMWTRADNSKGAVYILEGFDEKTGRFSRLTPYLENLRNPNSIAFYTDTSGKSWFYIALTDKLIRYRYIEGADAPSSESQVLATFPDYGLNYKYGGWHLTRTLAFDDKGKLFVAVGSSCNACEESEEIRASILEMDADGKNQHIIVRGLRNAVGLKFSKGQLFATNMGQDKLGDDRPEDNFYLIEPNKNYGWPYCYEYKGTRISDPVFAKSAKRVDCREVPLAFVGFPAHSSPLGLEYFPSSKSTDGRLKDSFLVALHGSSKRLLNRGYRLARVRKGSPPQDFLTGFLQGTKVLGRPADVFRLSDNAFLFSDDFNGRVFYVYQKVKEKPAGQK
- a CDS encoding vWA domain-containing protein; the protein is MKNDLNNLKVRWEARWQDALALWSRFTKLREPRWCFNVSDEKVEGLSGSFAMIRLDDHAVVVSLPQILANQLQNYPLEIMGHEIGHHVFCPADLSDQGRMLARMRRALPSKEHHAPFVANLYADLLINDRLQRSAGLKMHEVYKALKTDSKDELWTLYMRIYENLWGLPKATIATGEITPELDLDAQLGARVIRAYAKDWLKGAGRFAALCLNYLLKSDAQETQKIFRGWSDIRNTGSSQAPDGLVEIDADEIEGAIHPMYDDELSGISSESNKDTKGSGNTIAPNAQNTGSTGQCREPFEYGEILKGLGIKLSEQEIAIKYYRERSIPYLIKFPTRELPESKEPLIEGLDIWDIGNSIDDVDWVESAMISHKVIPGVTTVQRLYGTTSGSMPERDPIDLDLYVDCSGSMPNPQYSTSYLTLAGAIISLSALRVGSRVKATLWSGKNDFQTTKDFIRDETEILKILTGYIGGATAFPIHLLRETFQNRKPKDRPVHILVISDDGVDTMFDTDEKGNSGWEVSKMALENGRGGGTFVLNLWNDWQQTPKLVQAHQQGWDIHRVQNWTQLVEFARAFSRAKYGT
- a CDS encoding heme NO-binding domain-containing protein, translating into MMKGIVFTEFIEMVESQYSPLIADKIITASELKSGGAYTAVGTYDYQEMLQLVNELSKASGVAVADLLRRFGERLFHTFVRNYSQYLNGAHSTFEFLRQVDHHIHAEVRKVYPDVELPQLECELKDNRLEIVYKSIRAMADLAEGLINACIQYFHEDIQVIKKDLSGGIGVKVKFILIKRR
- a CDS encoding response regulator, which produces MTINEELELLKRRLERERLARKEAESVLENKSFQLYKANHELKQWAENLEELVLKRTNELAEARDHAIEANRIKGRFLANMSHEIRTPMNAVIGMTSLLFDTDLTSEQKDYVETIRNSSENLLNIINTILDFSKVESGNLELEKQPFDLYTCVEEAIDIFRAQASEKDLELHYLIDKNVPQTIIGDITRVRQILVNLIGNALKFTDEGEVLVHLKAHHKSRPQFQNFDPLNEQSKVYELIFTVKDSGIGIPKDRMHRLFQSFSQVDSSTTRNYGGTGLGLAISKQLSEMMSGNIWVESTPGKGSIFYFSLLVEASEILMNQPAAETLTELVGKKILIIDDNLTNLKILSQQTNSWGMKPVAVESPEQAMHAIQSGIDFDVVILDMSMPQMNGLDLAMQIRTLKPKEKLPLIMLSSIGRRTTKDLHPGHLELAATLSKPVKPSILYQEICEAIGRKIANQPKPLPQPETQMVNQFPLRILLAEDNQINQKVVTQMLGKLGYRPDIVSNGLEAVDAVLRQKYDLVLMDVQMPEMDGLEASKQIIKFVPVANRPKVVAVTANAMRGDKEKCLAAGMDYYISKPITMDALVSTIKEIGTVIQNSQQLNALNPPSRYEANESAPEIEDSSVNHFEVIEISTIENSIRCPIDQESLKELWNLGGEESQELFEEIIQLFLEDTPQRITSGRDALAAGDLISLSKIAHSLKGSSAYIGAKVMSKHCQLLEDDCKNNNLKTAEARFKKVVIEFQSVSHYLNNHSQKLISV